In Mustela nigripes isolate SB6536 chromosome 9, MUSNIG.SB6536, whole genome shotgun sequence, the sequence CGGGGCTCATGTCCATCTCTCTAAATGTAACGGAGGTGGAGGCGGCAGAAGCTGCCGCCTCCATGGCCCAGGAATCTTCCATGTTGACTGTCCGGGGCTTTTTAACAGCCTGCCCGATTTGGAGGGGGCCGACATGGCCAACCTTGAGAAGCTCCACATCCTGCAGGGTTAGCTCCCGGGGCAGGCTGGCCGTGAGCTCTGGCTCCTCCTCGTCAGCGGTCTCTTCCAGGAGCGCTACATCTGCCTGCTTGATCTTGGCCAGGAAGTAGTCACAGCGAGACACAGCCTGCACCTCTGCAATGTTAAGCAGGTAGCTCTGCTCCTCGACGACCTGACTGTTGGCCTTCTCAACCTCAGCCAAAGAGCCCGTGAAGAACTTCCGGGAGCGAGCCAGCTCCTCCTGGACCCTGCGTTCCTCATGGCCGTACTCCTGGAGAACCGCTTTATACCGTGCTTGAAGGTCCTTGGAGACCCCTTCCAAGGCCACCTTCCGGCGTTGCAGCTCCCCCATGAGCTCCCGCAAGCGGGCCAGCTTCTCTCCAAAGTCCTGACGCCGCTCCTCAGCTGCTTCTTTGACAGGAAGCGTGCAGTGGCCAGGGGGCTGGTGGTCCGCCTCCCGGCAGGGCTCACACAACACCACGCCGCAGCTCCGGCAGAACTGCCGGGGCAGCCGCCGGCCACAGGACCGGCACATGAGCAGCCCCACAGCCTCGCTGAGCCCAGCTGTGTCGATGATCTTCAGCACTGTCAGGTTGTCTGTCAACTGGGTGAGGCTGGTTATGCGGGTAATCTTGCTGCAGAACGGACAGCGTACACCATTGATGCTACTGGCCAGGAGCTTCTCCAGGCACTGGCGGCAGATGGTGTGGCCACAGTGCAGGAGCTTGGGCCGCAGCTGCTCCTCTGTGAAGGACTCCATGCAGATGGGGCATTCCAGCACTTCCCGGAGGGCGTCCAGGTTCAGGTgagaagctgctgctgctgcagtgGCCATCGTGCTTCCCTTGAGGGGCCTGCTAATACAGCCCAGAACCAACCAACTTGGCATTCATGCTCCAGAGGGTCAAATCCTGCTAACGAGAATAAGAAGCGTTTATTCCACTGCCTGCACGAGCTAATTCACTCAAGAAACATCAAGAGAATAGCTACCATCATTCATTCAGCTGCTGActtatttaacaagtatttagtCCACTCCATTAGATGATGGTGATACACAAGGAAGTAAAGCAGACAAAGCATTGCATAGTGAGTAAGGAATCAGGGTCTGGAGTCTCCAGtatttagctgtgtgaccttaaggaAGTAACCTAAACTTCCCAAAGGTCAGCTGCCCATCACCTGTCCATACAATTGAAGTGATAACGGTGTCTATTTAGTTTTCAGAGGGGTTTAACAGTATGATGAATATGCTGCACCTCATACAGCCCATGGCAAGCAGTGTGCTTGATAAATGTTAGTGATCAGTGACGTCTACGACTCAATTTACATTAGGGAAAAAGCATAGGAAAATTACACACAGGAAAGGATTATACATAAGTTCTCTGGGAGCACAGTGGATAGAATAAACAGTTCCTGTAGGAACTGCAGAGGCTCCCCGGATGCACGGACACTTCTGAGATATGTCCGGAAAGAAACATGGCCTTGAGGGATAAAGGCATTTTAAGCAAAGAAAACTATGTGAACTAAAACACAGAGCCACTTTCATTATGTTATAGAGAGTTTATGGTGCCATGTTTGGGGT encodes:
- the TRIM32 gene encoding E3 ubiquitin-protein ligase TRIM32; translated protein: MPSWLVLGCISRPLKGSTMATAAAAASHLNLDALREVLECPICMESFTEEQLRPKLLHCGHTICRQCLEKLLASSINGVRCPFCSKITRITSLTQLTDNLTVLKIIDTAGLSEAVGLLMCRSCGRRLPRQFCRSCGVVLCEPCREADHQPPGHCTLPVKEAAEERRQDFGEKLARLRELMGELQRRKVALEGVSKDLQARYKAVLQEYGHEERRVQEELARSRKFFTGSLAEVEKANSQVVEEQSYLLNIAEVQAVSRCDYFLAKIKQADVALLEETADEEEPELTASLPRELTLQDVELLKVGHVGPLQIGQAVKKPRTVNMEDSWAMEAAASAASTSVTFREMDMSPEEVVASPRASPAKQRGSETAANIQQCLFLKKMGAKGSTPGMFNLPVSLYVTSQGEVLVADRGNYRIQVFTRKGFLKEIRRSPSGIDSFVLSFLGADLPNLTPLSVAMNCHGLIGVTDSYDNSLKVYTLDGHCVACHRSQLSKPWGITALPSGQFVVTDVEGGKLWCFTVDRGAGVVKYSCLCSAVRPKFVTCDAEGTVYFTQGLGLNLENRQNEHHLEGGFSIGSVGPDGQLGRQISHFFSENEDFRCIAGMCVDARGDLIVADSSRKEILHFPKGGGYSVLIREGLTCPVGIALTPKGQLLVLDCWDHCIKIYSYHLRRYSTP